From Daucus carota subsp. sativus chromosome 6, DH1 v3.0, whole genome shotgun sequence:
TTGTTGGAGCCCTGAAAGGTGAACTTTCTGCAACTGCTGTCAATGCACCCATGGTCCCAGCTGAGGTATTATAGAGGCCAGCCATCTTCATACTTCCTGCATTCAATCAGGACTTTAATGCCTTAGCTAATCGATTTTATCTTGTTATCAGGTTCTATCAGAACTGGCTCCTTATGTCCTCCTAGCTGAAAAGCTTGGTAGGTTGGGTGTACAGCTGGTGGCCGGAGGGAGAGGAATTAAGAATGTGAAGGTGGTTTATAGATCAGCACGAGATCCAGATGACTTGGACACAAGACTGCTCCGTGCCATGATCACAAAGGGAATCATTGAGCCTATATCAAGCTCCTTTGTCAACCTGGTCAATGCAGATTTTACAGCAAAGCAAAGGGGCCTGCGCATCAGTGAGGAACGAGTTGTTGTGGACTCATCCCAGGTACAGCCTATTGATTCAATCCAGGTCCAGATAAGCAATGTGGACTCAAGATTTGCAAGTGGATTGTCAGAGGACGGAAACATTACCATAGAGGGAAGAGTCAAGTATGGGATACCTCATCTGACCCAAGTCGGATCATTTAGCGTTGATGTTAGCCTTGAAGGGAACGTCATATTATGCCGTCAAGTGGACCAACCAGGGATGATTGGGAAAGTGGGCAACATACTTGCAGAGCGAAATGTGAATGTGAGCTTTATGAGTGTGGGAAGGACTGTAAAAAGAAACGAAGCCATCATGGCAATCGGGGTGGATGAAAAACCAGACAAAGATGCCCTGAAGCAAATAGGGGAAGTTCCTGCTATTCAGGAGTTTGTTTTCCTAGAATTGTAGACAAAACATGATTTCCGGGACATGTTGGAATGACAGAAACCTAGAAACCTCAAGGAGGATGTAAGGTTATTCGTCATTTCTTACGAGAGCCCCTTTCCTTTCTGTGTTATGTTATTAGTGTAGAACTTGATTTGAAAACTATAAGCGGTATGTGCAGCCATTGAGTGGTTTAGATGGTTTGTGCAGCCTTGCTGTTAAGACAACAAGGTGGTTTAGTGTTTGATGTTTATGTAATGTATAATTTTCTCTGAATCAGATGCACTGTCGGTTGTTGAGAATGGCTGCTACGTGTTTTGGCTTTGTAGTGTCAAATATGGTCTTCTTTTAAATTTAACACAGGATCTGTACATTAAATAAAACGAGCACCCCGTACCAGTGACCCGGATGGTACCGTGCTCTGGCTCTATCGAATCCTGTCAAAGACAAGATaggcatataaaaaaaaacccagCAATTAGTAAACATTAGTGAAACATCAAACATCAATCAACGGAATATATTACCATTGCAGAATTGGTGGCCGATGTCAaggattttctttctttctttctttcttctaATCTTACAAAGAACAAATACATATCACTCATCTCCCGTTCTCCACAATTGCAGCTTAAAACACCACCATACACATCCTTGCAACCATCTGAATTTTGTTTGTAACAACATTTATCATATTCCAGATGAAAAAGAAACTAAAACTCGACATACAGCCCGAAAAAGTAAACACCACAACTTTCAGATATAGTTCCCTTTGATGCCACCGTGAACATTCTAATCCATATAAGAATACATTCTAATGTATACGATAGCAGACGaaatttttccaaaattttcatCTGGAGGTACAAACTTTCACACTTCCATCGATCTAATACAGAGCAACATTAAAAAGACACAATCTATTTCATAGATCCAAGTCAGAACACCATCAAGAATTCATCTACAATCAAACAGTAATCAGTTGACTGCTTAAAAAGaatgatatacatttttattaaaatgaacaaactaagatttacaaactcgaATACTCCCCACGGCTGCACAACAATAAAAATACTTAGTTTTAACAAACAATTTTTTGACAAATCTGAAGAAACTAAATCCTGAGAAGTTGATATGAATGCAAAGACAGCTTCTGGAACCAGAATGAATGCCATTACTGTCCAATTTACATATATCTGAACTGTACATCAGGAACTTCCGTGCGATCTGATAGATGAAACCGATTGTGCCGAGACAGAAGCAGTTGGGCTGTTCAAATCACGCTCTCCATTCGATACTTTTGACTTTCCACTGAGCTTCTCTATTGCATCCTGACATATGTCTATGAACCAATCATCTTCGGGAAGTTCACTGCAATGAATGTGTTCCTTAAGCTTAAAATTATACCGCTGCTTCAGAAAAATACAAAGGGAAAATGGAATCCACTCGAAATACTACAAGTGGACGTGTTGATGGTCTATTTACTAACCCAACATTTATGTTGCACTGGTTGGAAGGAAATGAATGAGGTGAAAATGGAATTAAATTAAACTTTTTTCTTGCTGACATTTATGCATAATTGTCATCAGTTGTtccatttttcattttattcaaaccTCCATTACATTTTACCGAACCAAATTGAGAGTATGTAAACATAGTGGCCTTAATTACCTATAAGGATCTATCCCAGTCGCTGAAAATGCCGTCAATGCTTTGGATATGATCTCATTCACGACTCGGTTGAGATTACGAGAAAGGTAACGCCCTTGAGAAGCAAAGCACATGACAAACTTCATATCCAGATAGAACTGCACACAATTTAACAAAGAAACGTTTGTAGGAAACACCCACAAGGTTTTTATAACTTCAGAAATATGGAATAAGGACGCAAATGTTATTTACCTGACGAAGGCCGAGAGTACCTAAAGGCCTTGGTCCTTCTTCAATATCGTCCCAAAAACTTTGGTCTTCTGAAAGCCACAAGATAACTGTTTCTGTAAGCCTCATCAATAACAATGTCGCAAATCTTTCCCTCCCAACAAACATATCAGCTGCTATGGTAGCCATCCTATTAAGCTTTAAATACAGTTCCTGCATACCAATAGGAAAAAAACAGAACATAATAGCAAGAATTTACATGTACTATGTAAAGAGAATCATTTTGCTAAAGTCTACTTTTCATATGGACTCAGTAGCATGTGAGATTTCATTCGTCCAGTATAATACTGAGGCAACCACAGTTTAATCACATCAAACATTAAACAAACGAGACATTCATGCTCAAAAGATTGTCAATGCCTAACTTAAGAAAAATAAACATTGAGCTGGCTAATATATCAAATCAAAACTAATAATGACAGTTCAGCAAAATTAAGCAAATTGCGAATGGATAAATTACCTGAAATATGGGAGAAGGTTCTATTTCATCCATGTTACCATCCATGTTTATGTACATGTCTGCAGTGAGATGGCTATCACCTTCCTCGGTAAAAATAAGATCTAGAGCATGTTGTCTACAGAAGTTATCTTTTAATCTGTCAACTGACATAGCAAGACGCCTCTTCCATTCCCTTTGCTCGGGATGTCGATTTTGCCTATCTGAAACCTTTCTGCGGGATTCATCTTTATAATTAGCCTGATTAATAGAGGAAAGTTTCATCGCTGCACGTGGTAACATATCATCAGCCAATAAGGATGCATTTGCAAGCAAGGCAATTTGCTGCGCTTCAGTCTCAGCCATTCTGACAATTTTATTTCCAGAGCCTTCAAGGTTGGCTTCTTCCTCCAAGTAACCCGGTAATGCTTTTATAAGCAAGTTGATATATGAGTTGAACACCTGGAATAAGCCTTCCAAAGTTCTGCCACCTAATTGCATACTTAATAATGGTCCAACATCCTCAAAGAAATCCTGCGGAGAAACTAAAATAATCAGCAACATAATTTGGAGTTGTATTTTCAGTCCTAAAGCGTCTAGACCACGCATTGCCCATGGGAACATGCTACATTGAATATTGTCCGATCACCAACATTTACAAAATGGAATTATATATGTTGCAGaagtaaaaagtatattaatcaaGACATGCCCAAGCGGTAGCTAGAAAAGTCAAGAGTTCAATTCTCGTTTCCTACCTCCCCCATGATACTTcaagaaaatataaatcatcCCAAAAAAAAAGGTATAAATCTTTTGCTCGAGTGAGAAGCACAAATCAATAAATCTGGGAGATTGAGCTACAATATGCAAACAGGTACAGTCACATTGCATACTAAAAAAAGGAGCCATCTCTAAAAGTATTAAAGCATTATAAATCTTCTACTCATCATAGATCCCTAGAACTTTGTTCATTTACATTACCTAGCAACAAGCAAAAAGATTTACATGTCCTAACATACATTTCCAACTTGTATGCagctaataaaaaaaatgaaaatgtgcatTTTGCATATGTGCTCTGATGTACATCATAGAATGTGTCAAGTGTTTTTGACATGCTGATGCAGAGCCTATCACATCAGCTACAAAATCAGATAAGAAACCGTGATACAACATGAACTTGGTAATGTGCCTGATGGGAGCAATACCACTGATCAGATAATCACATTGACCAATCTCAATTCAcaataagaaaaaaaacaagGGGTTCAAAGCTACTGAAACACTGGTCGCATCATGAACTTGGTACATATGTCAAAGTGTGATACAGacaatatattgaaaaattgatatttaactTGGCGTCAATATTAATAGTCACCTGGAGCATCATGTTGAATCGATGGGCACTAATTGAGAGTTTATAGTGATATGAGACAGAGGGGCCAAGTGATGCAGAAGACCTGCCAGATTGCCGTGCAATTGTAGAAGGATAGGTTAGCTCCCAATCATCAGCTGCTGCCAAGGCAGCAGTACTCTCTTCAATACGTTTCAAATTAGCATCTAGTGCTTGCTCAACACTAGGCCGGAAGAGTTTAAGAAGCAGAGGGCAGAGTGCCAAACCCCGAGCTTCCAGTAATGAACAATGACCTAAAGCAATTTGTACACATTCTGCAGCAGCCCTTAAACCGCCAGCAGCAGCAGAAGAAGCCAAGGCATGTCTTTTGACAAGCAGTGCGTAGGCCTCAATTTGTTTTGTAGCCCACATTACAAGTTCAGAGGTATAAGAGGGCTCAGTACCAAAAATAGCCAAAGAGTCGCTAGAAGCTTGGCCGATGGCAGAGAACACAAGTTGTGAGAGAGCTGCAGTATATGCTCCTCCATATGAGGTGTTTGATGGACGAAGAGTTTGCATGTTGTACTGATATCTTTGATAATGTGCACTAAGGAGTAAACTATGAGCACGAGGCCCATCCCCAAGCCTTTTTAGAGCTGTAATAGCAGAACGTAGCTCACTGCCACGTGTGGAAGGTTGACAAGCAGCTTCGGCAAGCTGATCCGCCAACTTTTGCCTGTGTTCAGTGATAGTACTCTGCAGTGTTATGAGCGAAGATGGACTTAACGTTCCCTTTTCTTTTGCCTCAGAAGCCAACTGTTCTCCTTTGTCAAGGGCGGCCAAAGCTTCATCTACTCTTCTTTCTGCTAACAAAACATCAAGGAGATCAGGAAACTCAACCAACCATTTCTCTAAGCCTGAAGAATCCTTATCTTTGCCAATAGACAATCCATTTGCAGAACCATCAGGGACAGTGAATGCTAAAGAATCGATGTGAATTCCCTCAGCTAAGCCATGAATTAGAGTTGCTTGAGTTGATAAAAGGTTTCTGATAGATGAAAGTTCACCCTCTAGATCTGAAATCTCTTTTGATGTTCTAAAgtgcaaaaaaagaaaagaagaggaaTCACATTTTCAATATGGATTATGCTGGAACAAGCACAGAGCTGAATGAGTTATGTGTCCAAGCTAAAACTATTTGTGTGCATGTGCATGAGAATGCTTACTAAACAGGAATTTGCAGGCGGGGCCGAGGAGGATTACATACATCATGTAGTTTGTAATAAATAATAGGGTGAAGGACAAAATtaccattttttattattattttgacaaGATCGCCATTTTTTGTGAAAATGGCCAAAAATACCATTTTATTAAGCAATCTTGAAATGGGTATCACGCCATACGCATTCTGAAGATGTGTATCAAGGAGTTTTTACGCATTCTTAGATTGTGTATTCCCGTTATACGCATTCTGAAAACGGGTATCGCacctaaattattatttttaattatttctatatgagatACGCAGTTAGAAACTGGGTATTGCAGGACAGCCATTGTCTTGAGTGCGTATCATAACTAGATCGTCTAACAACCATTTTCCAATCATGCAATTCATAATTACGAAGACCATACTTAACCTATGCTAAACCAGATCTAAAAGTAGCAACCCAATAACCAGAACCACAACTAGCTAAATCAGTAAACCAAACGGAACACAAACAACCA
This genomic window contains:
- the LOC108227512 gene encoding exocyst complex component EXO84B, whose translation is MAAASSLKSSRSTRGGSATAGVGLVTAATTNTATTATKDLAPKLEESLNVFKSDRFDADAFVQSKCHSFNEKEIRQLCSYLLDLKRASAEEMRRSVYANYPAFIRTSKEISDLEGELSSIRNLLSTQATLIHGLAEGIHIDSLAFTVPDGSANGLSIGKDKDSSGLEKWLVEFPDLLDVLLAERRVDEALAALDKGEQLASEAKEKGTLSPSSLITLQSTITEHRQKLADQLAEAACQPSTRGSELRSAITALKRLGDGPRAHSLLLSAHYQRYQYNMQTLRPSNTSYGGAYTAALSQLVFSAIGQASSDSLAIFGTEPSYTSELVMWATKQIEAYALLVKRHALASSAAAGGLRAAAECVQIALGHCSLLEARGLALCPLLLKLFRPSVEQALDANLKRIEESTAALAAADDWELTYPSTIARQSGRSSASLGPSVSYHYKLSISAHRFNMMLQDFFEDVGPLLSMQLGGRTLEGLFQVFNSYINLLIKALPGYLEEEANLEGSGNKIVRMAETEAQQIALLANASLLADDMLPRAAMKLSSINQANYKDESRRKVSDRQNRHPEQREWKRRLAMSVDRLKDNFCRQHALDLIFTEEGDSHLTADMYINMDGNMDEIEPSPIFQELYLKLNRMATIAADMFVGRERFATLLLMRLTETVILWLSEDQSFWDDIEEGPRPLGTLGLRQFYLDMKFVMCFASQGRYLSRNLNRVVNEIISKALTAFSATGIDPYSELPEDDWFIDICQDAIEKLSGKSKVSNGERDLNSPTASVSAQSVSSIRSHGSS